The following is a genomic window from Pseudomonas parafulva.
CGAATTCGCGGATACCCGGCGAGTCGATCAAGTCGCCGCCATTGGGGAAGTGATAGAGCCGCGCCGTGGTGGTGGTGTGGGTGCCCTGGCCGGACCATTCGGACAAATCGCCCACCCGCGTCTGCGCCTGCGGCAGCAGGCTGTTGACCAGCGACGACTTGCCCACCCCCGATTGCCCGACGAACACACTGATGTGCGCGTCCAGCGTCTGTTGCAGGCGCTGCATGCCATCGCCGTGGTGGGCCGACACTTCCAGCAATGGATAGCCCAGGTCGCGGTACACCGCCAGCAGCGCGTTGAGCGTGGGGGCATTGTGCGCGTCGATCAGGTCGGCTTTGTTCAGCAGCAGCAGCGGGCGGATACCGGCGTGTTCGGCAGCGACCAGGTAGCGGTCGATGAGGTTGGCCTGGGGTTCGGGCGCCGGGGCGAAGACGATCACGATCAGGTCGACGTTGGCCGCCACCGGTTTGAGTTGGCCGTGGTTGTTGGGCCGGCACAGCTCGGTGCCGCGCGCAAGCTGCGCCACGATCACGCCGTTGCCCTGGTTGCCGGCACGCCAGACCACCTTGTCACCGGTGACCAGCGCCGGCAGGTTGGCGCGCAGGTTGCAGCGGAACACCTGGCCGGCGGCCTCGCCGTCCTGGGCTTCGACCTCGACCGTGACACCGAAGTGGGCGATCACCAGGCCCAACTGCTCGGGGCCCAGGTCGCCACCTTCGAGCTCCTGCAGCGCGTGCTGCTCGCGTTTGGCAGCGCGGGCGGCGCGTTCACCCTGGATCTTTTCGATGCGCCAGTTCTGGCGGCGATTGAGCTGGCGTTTGGCCATGAAGGTTCCGTGTCGGCGGGGCAGAAAGAAAACGGCAAGCAGTTTAGCACGCTCCACTAGGCTAATATGGCGGCCTATTCGAGGAGCTCATGCATGCACAACCCACAGAACCTGATCTGGATCGATCTGGAGATGACCGGCCTGGACCCGGACACCGATGTCATCATCGAAATGGCCACCATTGTCACCGACAGCGAGCTGAACACCTTGGCCGAAGGCCCGGTGATCGCCATCCACCACAGCGATGAGGTGCTGGCGCGCATGGACGAGTGGAACACCCGCACCCACGGCGCCTCGGGCCTGACCCAGCGCGTGCGCGAGAGCCGCATCGACATGGCCCAAGCCCAGGCGCAGACCCTGGCGTTCCTCGAGCAGTGGGTGCCCAAGGGCAAGTCGCCGATCTGCGGCAACAGCATCTGCCAGGACCGGCGCTTCCTCTATCGCCACATGCCTGAGCTCGAAAGCTACTTCCACTACCGCAACCTGGATGTCTCCACGCTCAAGGAGCTGGCTGCGCGTTGGGCGCCGCACGTGCGCGACAGCTTCCAGAAGGGCGGAACGCACCTGGCCCTGGACGACATCCGCGAGTCGATCGCCGAGTTGCGCCACTACCGCCAACATTTCATCAAGGTCTGACCAGCGGCGACTTGTCGCCGCCGCTGCACGTCATTAGCGGCAAGCCACCCGTGAGAAGCCGTGCACCACACAGGCTTGTCGCTTGCCGCTTGCCATTCGAAACTGCCTCTCAGGTGCATCATGCTGTTGTTGCTCTATCTGATCGCGATCACGGCCGAGGCCATGACCGGTGCGCTGTCCGCTGGGCGGCGTGGTATGGACTGGTTTGGCGTGGTGCTGATCGCCTGCATCACCGCCCTGGGCGGCGGGTCGGTGCGTGATGTGCTGCTCGGGCACTACCCGCTGACCTGGGTGAAACATCCCGAGTACCTGGTGCTCACCAGCTTCGCCGCCTTGCTGACCATTTTCATCGCGCCGTTGATGCGCCATCTGCGCACGCTGTTTCTGGTGCTCGATGCGCTGGGGTTGGTGGCGTTCACCCTGATCGGCTGCATGACGGCACTGGAAATGGGCCAGGGCATGCTGGTGGCGTCGATCAGCGGGGTGATTACCGGGGTGTTCGGTGGGATCTTGCGCGACATCTTCTGCAACGACATCCCACTGGTGTTTCGCCGTGAGTTGTACGCCAGCGTGTCGTTCGCGGCGGCCTGGTTCTATTTGGGCTGCGTGTACTTTCAGGTGCCGGCCGAGCAGGCGATGCTGTTGACGCTGTTCGGCGGTTTTCTGTTGCGGCTACTGGCGATCCGCTTTCACTGGGAAATGCCCAAGTTTCATTACAACGATGAGCGATGAGGCCTGCGGGATGCTACTCCAGCGCGACCTGATGCCGCGCCAGCGCCCACTGCACATGCTCTCTGACTAATGCCGATGGGTGCTCGCGCCGTGCTTTCAAGGCTTCGATCACGGCGATCGTCGAAGGCGCATTGCCCAAGCCCACCGCCAGGTTGCGCAGCCAGCGCTCATAACCGGCGCGGCGCAGCGGCGAGCCTTCGGTGCGGCTGAGGAAGGTCTTTTCGTCCCACAGGAACAGCGCCGCCAATTCGGCGTTGTCCAAACCGTGGCGGGGTTTGAAGTCGTCTTCACCGGTGGACTTGGCGAAGCGGTTCCAGGGGCAGACGATCTGGCAATCGTCGCAGCCGAAGACCCGGTTGCCGATCAATGGCCTGAGCTCCACCGGAATGGCGTCCCGCAGTTCGATGGTCAAGTACGAGATGCAGCGCCGGGCATCGAGTTGGTAGGGACCGACGAAGGCGGAGGTCGGGCACAGGTCCAGGCAGGCCTGGCAGCGTCCGCAGTGTTCGCTGGTCTGGGCCTCGTCCGCCGGCAGTGGCAGGTCGACGAACAGTTCGGCGA
Proteins encoded in this region:
- a CDS encoding trimeric intracellular cation channel family protein, with amino-acid sequence MMLLLLYLIAITAEAMTGALSAGRRGMDWFGVVLIACITALGGGSVRDVLLGHYPLTWVKHPEYLVLTSFAALLTIFIAPLMRHLRTLFLVLDALGLVAFTLIGCMTALEMGQGMLVASISGVITGVFGGILRDIFCNDIPLVFRRELYASVSFAAAWFYLGCVYFQVPAEQAMLLTLFGGFLLRLLAIRFHWEMPKFHYNDER
- the orn gene encoding oligoribonuclease: MHNPQNLIWIDLEMTGLDPDTDVIIEMATIVTDSELNTLAEGPVIAIHHSDEVLARMDEWNTRTHGASGLTQRVRESRIDMAQAQAQTLAFLEQWVPKGKSPICGNSICQDRRFLYRHMPELESYFHYRNLDVSTLKELAARWAPHVRDSFQKGGTHLALDDIRESIAELRHYRQHFIKV
- the queG gene encoding tRNA epoxyqueuosine(34) reductase QueG; the protein is MSASLPDLPLLAQSIKDWGHALGFAHVGIADVELGEHEQHLQRWLDAGHHGEMDYMAAHGTKRSRPAELIPGTLRVVSLRMDYLPGDTRMAQRLAQPEKAYVSRYALGRDYHKLVRKRVQHLADRIQEAIGPFGYRAFVDSAPVLEKAIAQQAGLGWIGKNTLLLNRKAGSYFFLAELFVDLPLPADEAQTSEHCGRCQACLDLCPTSAFVGPYQLDARRCISYLTIELRDAIPVELRPLIGNRVFGCDDCQIVCPWNRFAKSTGEDDFKPRHGLDNAELAALFLWDEKTFLSRTEGSPLRRAGYERWLRNLAVGLGNAPSTIAVIEALKARREHPSALVREHVQWALARHQVALE
- the rsgA gene encoding small ribosomal subunit biogenesis GTPase RsgA, with product MAKRQLNRRQNWRIEKIQGERAARAAKREQHALQELEGGDLGPEQLGLVIAHFGVTVEVEAQDGEAAGQVFRCNLRANLPALVTGDKVVWRAGNQGNGVIVAQLARGTELCRPNNHGQLKPVAANVDLIVIVFAPAPEPQANLIDRYLVAAEHAGIRPLLLLNKADLIDAHNAPTLNALLAVYRDLGYPLLEVSAHHGDGMQRLQQTLDAHISVFVGQSGVGKSSLVNSLLPQAQTRVGDLSEWSGQGTHTTTTARLYHFPNGGDLIDSPGIREFGLAHVSRDDVEAGFIEFRDLLGNCRFRDCKHDREPGCALLKALEEGRVSAQRMHSYRSIVASLTQDTY